The genomic interval AAGAATTAATAGCCATTATGACCACAATTTCAGATAGTGTGTTGTAAATTGGGAAAGTCATACACCCTACTGCGGTCAAGGGTCGTGTTGAAGCAATTGTCTTGGTACATCCCACACATGATCAGTTTGTTGGTGAATTTCTGTGATTTAGGGAAAAATATACATGGTGTAGTCTCAGCAGTGGGAGGGTACAAGCCGTAGTCATTGGAGGTGGTCCTGAAAAGAGGATTCTGAGGTTTGGCCCACGGAGTTGGAGCTACACCCTTTAAAGATGAAGTGTTGTTGCAGGAAAAAATGGGGTTTCCAGGGTTGAGGCCCGTTTGTGCGTTTCCTGTTTGTTCTTGATTCAGGCCTGACATCTCTGAAGTGctgactattgaaaaaaaaaacatttgagcaTTCCACAGAATTAAGACCAGTTGATATAGTTCGACAAATACCTGTGCTGTCAGTACAAACAATGCAATACAATCAGAAAAGGTCCCTCTGTATTGTTGGGAACAACTGACTTCACTTCCATCCTCACAGGTTCGAGATGCCATTATATTTGAGAGGTAATTTGGCTTTCATTTCCTAAATTACATTAGTCAACAGATTTTAATCAAAGCTGTATTACAGAGGAAACTTGCCATTTTGCACAACGAGTTGAATGATGACGTTTCACAAtttaacgtgtctttgtcattgTGCTATATGAACAGATGACGCCATTTTGAATCGTGTTGACGATTCTTagcgaggaaaaaaaaaaggggggggggggtcgttgtGAATTAATTATATATAGTCTGTGTACTTCTTGTCAA from Corythoichthys intestinalis isolate RoL2023-P3 chromosome 5, ASM3026506v1, whole genome shotgun sequence carries:
- the LOC130915653 gene encoding piercer of microtubule wall 2 protein-like produces the protein METKQDCELQTNDDARSEDCRFSVSTSEMSGLNQEQTGNAQTGLNPGNPIFSCNNTSSLKGVAPTPWAKPQNPLFRTTSNDYGLYPPTAETTPCIFFPKSQKFTNKLIMCGMYQDNCFNTTLDRSRVYDFPNLQHTI